In a single window of the Micrococcaceae bacterium Sec5.7 genome:
- the yajC gene encoding preprotein translocase subunit YajC, translated as MTILLFVMLGLFIFMMFRRNKKTKQQQATLQSQFEPGVEVMTSFGLFGRILSIDDENNKVVLELSPGNVATVHRQAVTKIVEPVAETSAVPDDASSLTAEDGENTAAVSETPDETLKRLNDEGKKDI; from the coding sequence ATGACCATCCTGCTGTTCGTTATGCTTGGTCTCTTTATCTTCATGATGTTCCGCCGCAACAAAAAGACCAAACAGCAGCAGGCCACTCTGCAGTCGCAGTTCGAACCCGGCGTTGAGGTCATGACCAGCTTTGGGCTTTTCGGCCGGATCCTCTCCATCGATGATGAGAACAACAAGGTTGTTCTGGAACTTTCCCCCGGAAACGTTGCCACCGTTCACCGCCAGGCTGTCACCAAAATTGTGGAGCCTGTGGCTGAGACTTCGGCCGTCCCGGACGACGCCTCGTCGCTCACAGCCGAAGACGGCGAAAACACCGCCGCCGTCAGCGAGACCCCGGACGAAACGCTTAAGCGTCTCAACGATGAAGGCAAAAAGGACATCTAG